GAGGCAGTCCTCTGGTATCAAGGAATGGCtgcaagtgcaagtacagagtgaggtggttctattccaagggagcCTTTCTTGTTCTGGTCTGGGTTATGCTGTTGACTATATCCTGTGTATCAGTGTCTTCTGTGTTCCGTCAACGATCTGATGTAAAATTTGTCATTTCAAAATGGCTACCTGCTATCCCAAttgtgtttggtttgtttggaactgttttctcaggatggctagccgacgctaagctggggaactacagagtgatgaaatacagttttgtacTGTTATTCTTCCTTTGTTTGTTTTCTAGTGCCTTCACCCTAGTTCCTAACATTACTCATTATGTATATGTTGTGAGTGTCTTGTATTGCATAGGTGGGATTCTCTTTCTAGTAGCTGCAGTAGCATGCTTTGTTACCTCACTACAACTAGTCTAGGCCTGGATCAAATGCCTCATGCTTCATCTTCCAATATCACTAGTTTTATTGCCTGGTTTGCATTCTGTATCTATGCTGGTATTTGGATCCCTTTTGTTGTCGATTTGCCCATTATATCAGATGTTTTGTGTATCAGTCGTTCATCATACTGGGTTGTCCAACTGTACAGTTTGCTGTCACCTTTGTGCAcgagtgttgttcttgttcttgACTTTCTCCTAGCTAAAAAATGGCTGATAATtgagccaaagtcacctcagtccttcaaaaccatctaccatgttctcaagtttgctgccaagcataaagctcccctcaatcgcagtgctctcacatactgggaggaagacgtaccttcaagaatagacctgggaaagtcgagatacggtggaccattcactacagagcaagttgaagatgtgaaaaccaTCCTACATTTGTTGCCCCTCTGCTTAACTCTATGGCTTCTCGGGTGCTCGCTTGCATTCTTCCATCCACTAAACTATGCTAGTGTTTATCCCCCAGATTGGAAGCATTATGTTTCAAGGCTTCTGGCTTTATTCACGTATCACCATTTGTGGTGTGGTATGGTTTGGACTGTCTTTTATGAGTTTGTGCTATACCCAGTGATACGTAATAAACTTCCCAGCATTCTTAGAAGAATTGGGATAATTTCTCTCTTCATTACAACTCTCAGTGTTGTGTTTCTAATTCTGGAACTAGTACAAAACAATTACGGTGATAAATTAGTTGCCAAATATGTTACAATCGTTTTGAATTCAATTTCTACTGGTGTGCTCACAATGTTCCTTGCTAGTACCGTGATggagttagtttgtgctcaagctccataCAACACGAGAGGATTGTTTGGAGGATGTATGGTGTTGGTGTTATTCTCATCTCTTGTTATTGGCGAGATTTTTCCACCGAAAAACACATTAACAATATATGGGGTTAGAGTAGGCatcagtctgcttggattcatcctgtactgcctcctggctcactggtacaagaggagagttagagacgaggactacaatgcacacagagtggtggaggaggtctatgatcgatatttGTCAGCTCAGCACTGACTACTGTTATTCATATTATGTGTTTGTCGATCATGTATGTTCAGAACAATTGTATGCATGCTTAGTTTATGTACAACGTTTCACTGTTATAATATTTTAAACATACAGTgtttacacatgcacataatcaATATTATGATATTAATTGTCAATGGACACCTTTGATAATCTTCGTGCTTGTATTATGGATTTTAGTAAGAATATACTGAAAGTACGCGATTAATAGCAACATGATAATGATTCATAACCATTTGGGAGAAATCTATAGTCTCCTTTTTATAATGACTGATTACACTAGAACTATGCTCAGCATTTACAGGTGTATCTCCATGGGGACTACAATGCAATCCAATAGAAAGTGTGAATGCACAGTATAAGTGTTTTAGCAACCCTGTGTCTGTTATGACAACTAACTCTACGACGAATGGAGGCAGCTCTTTGATATCAAGGAATGGCTGCAAGTacaagtacagagtgaggtggttctattccaagggGCCTTTCTTGTTCTGGTCTGGATTATGCTGTTGACTATATCCTGTATATCAGTGTTTCATATGCTCCATCAACAACTTGCAAATCTCAATTTTGTAATTCAGAAATGGTTGATTACTATCCCATGCACTTGTGTTTGGTTTGTTGGGATCTGTTTTCTCAGGATGATGGCTAGCCGACGCTAAGCTGGGAAACTACAGAGTGATGAAATACAGTTTTATACTGTTATTCCTCATAAGTTTGCTTTCTAGTGCCTTCACCCTAGTTCCTGCATGACATTACTCATTACGTGTATGTTGTGAGTGTCTTGTATTGCATAGGTGGGAGTCTCTTTGTAGTAGCTGCAGTAGCATGCTTGGTTACCTCactacaactaggcctggatcagatgcctgatgcttcatctTCCAATATCACTAGTTTTATTGCCTGGTTTGTATTCAGTAGTATCTATGCTATATATATGGTTTGTATATTCAGTAGTATCTATGCTGGTGTTTGGATATCTGATTAATTCTGGTATTTTTTGTAATAGTCGATTATCATACTCAGGGTTAAAAAGTGGTGAAAACTCGTAACTTCCTATATTCAGTCTACTCTATTGGATACAGCGTTGGATTTGTCGTTGGTCCTAGTATAAGCAGTAACATCCAAAAGCCTATAGATCGGCAACTACTCTGTTGATACCAATTTCAATCCGACATTATACTTCTTAATACTCATTCTGCAGGTGTTTCAGTAATATTTTCTAATGAGCAGTATCAATCCATTGGTTGGTTCAATGTAGCTTTTGGAGTTACATTGTTAATCTTGTTCTGTTTTCTCTTCCGTGGAGAGAGTAATGGAACAGAACTAATTGTCATGAGCTTTGTGTCTGCTCAAAAAACAACTCAAGTTCGACCAAGCCTGGACGCACTGCAAATATTCATAGCATTATACCAATGCAAGTGCATATCGAAAGCATTATAGCCATAcagagcattataattatacgagacTCAGTCAAAAtctgtgcaataattgaaaacacacacaattgcactgtcaatcctatgtcatgcagagcctataattatactaatttcTAGCAATATTTGTTCATTGTAAGTATGCACTTGCTATCGTTCGTACAAATACTGAAATGGGCATATTTTGAGGCCATAATGAATCCAATTCTAAGTGATTCATTTGGGTTCTCTCTGAACACATCTTCCTACGTCTTCTTGGGGGTGGCTATCTCAAGCATTCTAGGCTCCATCTTACTGTAAGTAATTAACTTGTTGTCAACTAAGATGCTCAATGTAAACAGGTACTAATTTAGCGAATTTTAACGAAATTGTAATTAAAGCTAAATTGTATATGCGCTGAATCAGACTAACTATCTTTTTTCTAATGAAAATGTGCTTTTGAGAGTTATGCTAAACCTGACTCCAATCAACACTAAAAATCATTCTtttgtgctaatgaatttgcaTAACAATCCATAATAAATCAATATTCTATATGCTTCTCTACAGGGTCTTGTTACAAAGAATCAATATCAGTACACAGATGGGAGCTTTCGTTGGTATTTCAATGACAATTGCAGGATATTTCTTGGTAACAGATTGGCAGGCCATA
The Halichondria panicea chromosome 14, odHalPani1.1, whole genome shotgun sequence DNA segment above includes these coding regions:
- the LOC135347369 gene encoding solute carrier family 15 member 4-like, translated to MLCYLTTTSLGLDQMPHASSSNITSFIAWFAFCIYAGIWIPFVVDLPIISDVLCISRSSYWVVQLYSLLSPLCTSVVLVLDFLLAKKWLIIEPKSPQSFKTIYHVLKFAAKHKAPLNRSALTYWEEDVPSRIDLGKSRYGGPFTTEQVEDVKTILHLLPLCLTLWLLGCSLAFFHPLNYASVYPPDWKHYVSRLLALFTYHHLWCGMVWTVFYEFVLYPVIRNKLPSILRRIGIISLFITTLSVVFLILELVQNNYGDKLVAKYVTIVLNSISTGVLTMFLASTVMELVCAQAPYNTRGLFGGCMVLVLFSSLVIGEIFPPKNTLTIYGVRVGISLLGFILYCLLAHWYKRRVRDEDYNAHRVVEEVYDRYLSAQH